Proteins encoded in a region of the Teredinibacter purpureus genome:
- a CDS encoding TonB-dependent siderophore receptor — protein MNKCHCHSLATAVLIIAMGVGSTVGCVKPVFADTRGTPNIVASLRAFDLPAQSLQAGLVEFAIQSSSTIVADQHLLKGYRTTPVLGPLPTDTALRLLLSSTALEFVYVATSDAYVITAKPPTPEAGETTRSTDSEQAIIDELLVTGSRYPFRYNTVTNTQLHAGVAYFDSSRFFNVLPQTLIEDIQATSLDDILKYASGVLPGDGLSDTNDDARIRGYARQGIYVDGFRLDGRTGVRLMPVNIQQAEVVKGPATLRYGQGEPGGVINVVRKKPMHDTFTHLRMGGGDNGRGLFELDTNGRLTSADNIQYRFVAATEKQDLSGELSNLYQHLLAPSLSWQPSGNTRVDVGFEYQQSSQVLDRDFDVLNDYDDSRQGTTLSQVAGQSEEDFTSHSNLFSAEVSHYFSSEWRGHARFNVQQEYRYGIRTTTDTLLNNDLLVNLDELGDDFTLFFLGGQLAVPIVLRWDAPDWRFSLGRVRGLYDEESQSTITSGGLGLQGTLPWQSTTHHLSFGADWRSQQVEQRYIIEERDLLPGQTWTEAQTVQALDDVIAALTLSANTANHAYADYHQELHTQELGLYAQDSIELNDYWVASMGLRYSLLTAEEVAVDGQTATQPKYWQWSTQLGLVYRISERYSLFSNYNEGFRVNRVVDASGNQPADPEFSQQVEAGFKALLLEGRMVAGVAVYAIEKENIVETKRIEGVRTIQQAYSQRVQGIDMDISLQASDDINVIAAGSFMLPEITSGENTGLVPALAAEQTASLFGFYALNENLTFNGGFKYVSERFAENENNWLYGAYTTIDLGAGLHLPLAGETAHVTLTVKNVLDQRYNTATVFGVRENTSAGRTAVLSVSVDF, from the coding sequence ATGAATAAATGTCATTGCCACTCGTTGGCTACAGCCGTATTAATTATTGCGATGGGGGTAGGGAGTACGGTTGGCTGTGTAAAACCCGTCTTCGCGGATACTCGCGGTACGCCCAATATTGTCGCGTCACTTCGGGCTTTCGATTTGCCTGCACAATCGTTGCAGGCAGGCCTAGTGGAGTTTGCAATTCAATCGAGCAGTACTATCGTTGCCGATCAGCATTTACTCAAAGGCTATCGTACAACACCCGTACTAGGCCCTTTGCCAACAGATACGGCGCTAAGGTTGTTACTCTCTTCCACGGCCTTAGAGTTTGTTTATGTCGCCACGAGCGACGCCTACGTGATTACCGCTAAACCTCCTACGCCGGAAGCGGGAGAAACCACGCGGAGCACTGACAGCGAACAAGCGATAATAGATGAACTCCTCGTTACGGGCAGCCGCTACCCGTTTAGGTATAACACGGTCACCAATACACAATTGCACGCTGGCGTGGCTTATTTTGACTCATCCCGATTCTTCAACGTGCTCCCTCAAACCTTGATCGAAGATATTCAAGCGACCAGTCTCGACGATATTTTGAAGTACGCTAGTGGCGTATTGCCTGGCGATGGTTTGTCGGACACTAATGACGATGCACGCATTCGCGGCTATGCACGGCAAGGTATTTATGTCGATGGATTTCGGCTTGACGGCCGCACCGGTGTGCGTTTAATGCCCGTCAATATCCAGCAAGCCGAAGTTGTGAAAGGCCCCGCTACGCTGCGGTACGGTCAGGGCGAACCCGGCGGTGTGATTAACGTTGTTCGAAAAAAACCTATGCACGATACTTTTACGCATCTGCGCATGGGTGGGGGGGATAATGGCCGAGGTTTATTCGAGTTGGATACCAATGGTCGTTTAACCTCCGCTGATAACATTCAATACCGGTTCGTGGCGGCAACCGAAAAGCAGGATTTGTCTGGCGAACTGAGCAATTTGTACCAGCACCTGCTTGCGCCTTCGCTCAGCTGGCAACCCAGTGGCAATACACGGGTGGATGTTGGGTTTGAATACCAGCAATCATCGCAAGTGTTAGACCGTGATTTTGACGTGCTCAATGATTACGACGATTCGAGGCAAGGTACAACGCTAAGCCAAGTTGCGGGGCAGTCAGAAGAGGATTTTACATCGCACTCCAATCTGTTTTCTGCCGAAGTAAGCCATTACTTCTCCTCTGAATGGCGAGGCCACGCACGTTTTAATGTTCAGCAAGAATACCGCTATGGCATACGAACAACGACTGATACGTTGTTAAACAACGATTTACTGGTGAACCTGGATGAACTCGGTGACGACTTTACCCTGTTCTTTTTAGGCGGCCAATTGGCAGTACCTATTGTACTGCGCTGGGATGCTCCTGATTGGCGGTTTAGCTTGGGGCGTGTAAGGGGGCTTTATGATGAAGAATCACAAAGCACCATTACCAGTGGCGGTTTGGGGTTGCAAGGTACATTACCGTGGCAGTCAACAACGCACCATCTTTCCTTTGGAGCAGATTGGCGAAGCCAACAGGTGGAGCAGCGGTACATTATTGAAGAGCGAGATTTATTGCCGGGTCAAACATGGACAGAAGCGCAAACGGTGCAGGCGCTGGATGATGTTATCGCTGCATTAACGCTTTCGGCTAACACCGCTAATCATGCCTATGCCGATTACCATCAAGAGCTGCACACTCAAGAGTTGGGATTATATGCGCAAGATTCAATTGAACTGAATGACTATTGGGTTGCGTCAATGGGGCTGCGCTATTCGCTGTTAACGGCTGAAGAAGTCGCGGTCGATGGTCAAACTGCCACGCAGCCTAAGTATTGGCAGTGGTCTACGCAATTAGGTTTGGTGTATCGAATCAGTGAGCGTTATTCACTGTTCAGTAATTACAACGAAGGGTTTCGTGTTAACCGTGTTGTGGATGCAAGCGGTAACCAACCCGCTGATCCAGAGTTTTCACAACAGGTGGAGGCTGGCTTTAAAGCGCTATTGCTCGAAGGGCGAATGGTTGCAGGCGTGGCCGTTTACGCTATTGAAAAGGAAAATATTGTTGAAACAAAACGCATTGAAGGTGTGCGTACCATTCAACAAGCCTACAGCCAGCGGGTACAAGGAATCGACATGGATATATCGCTACAAGCGAGTGACGATATTAACGTTATTGCGGCAGGGTCCTTTATGCTGCCTGAAATTACCAGTGGTGAAAATACAGGGCTTGTACCTGCATTGGCGGCCGAACAAACCGCGAGCCTATTTGGTTTTTATGCGCTTAACGAAAACTTAACGTTTAACGGTGGTTTTAAATATGTGAGTGAGCGCTTTGCCGAAAACGAAAATAATTGGCTTTATGGTGCTTACACCACAATCGATCTTGGGGCAGGGCTCCACCTTCCGTTAGCCGGAGAAACCGCTCACGTAACATTAACAGTCAAAAATGTACTCGATCAACGGTATAACACCGCGACTGTTTTTGGTGTTCGAGAAAATACTTCGGCAGGGCGTACCGCAGTGCTGAGTGTGAGTGTTGATTTTTAG